The DNA sequence ACGGCCGCCTTCGCGCCGCTGCCGTTCTCGCTGACGCAGCCCGGTCTGACGGCGAACGTGCTGGGCGACAACAAGGGCGAACCGGTGATCACGATCTCCGGGGCGCCGACCCGTGACACGAGCGGCCAGCTGCGCATGACGACCATCGAGGCGACGTCCCCCGACACGGACGTGCGGTTCGGGGACGTGATCGACGCCTGGTTCAGCACGGAGAAGGCGGTCATGCCGCGCGACTCGGTCTACCCGAGCGGGCAGAGCACCCGGGAGATCGAGCAGTACAACACCGAGCAGATGAAGGAGTCCCAGGACGCGGCGACCGAGGCCGCCCTGAACTACCTGGACCTCGACGACAAGAACATCAAGGTCACCCTCACCCTCGCGGACGTGGGCGGCCCGAGCGCCGGTCTCCTCTTCTCCCTCGGCATCATCGACAAGCTGAACGGCAACGGCGAGGGCGGCGACCTCACGGGCGGCCGCAGCATCGCCGGCACGGGCACGATCGACGCGGCGGGCAAGGTCGGCGCGGTCGGCGGAGTCTCCCTCAAGACCCAGGCCGCCAAGCGGGACGGGGCGACGGTGTTCCTGGTGCCGAAGGCCGAGTGCGGCGACGCGAAGGCGGAACTGCCCAAGGGGTTGCGGCTGGTGCCGGTGACGACGCTGAAGGGGGCCGTGGGCGCGCTGGAGGCCCTGGAGTCGGGCAAGGGGACCGTACCGAGCTGCTAGCCGACGGCGGCGACGGCCGGCCGTGGCGGGGTGGCGAGGCGCAGGCCATCCTCGAGTCCACGGCGTAGCGCGTGGAGCAGCTCAGCTCAGCTCCTCACTTCACGAACCCCTCCGCCTTCATCCAGTCCAACGCCACCTGATGCGGATCCTCCCCGTCCACGTCCACCTTCGCGTTGAGGTCCTGGGCGACCGTGTTGTTCAGCTTCTTGGTGATCGGGTCGAGGACGTCGGGGATGGCCGGCCATTCCTTGAGGGTATTGGTGTTGATCACCGGGGCGGCGTTGTAGTTGGGGAAGAAGTGCTTGTCGTCGTCCATCACCAC is a window from the Streptomyces sp. NBC_00299 genome containing:
- a CDS encoding YlbL family protein; this translates as MLSRLTRPRAVAVCALPVVALLATAAFAPLPFSLTQPGLTANVLGDNKGEPVITISGAPTRDTSGQLRMTTIEATSPDTDVRFGDVIDAWFSTEKAVMPRDSVYPSGQSTREIEQYNTEQMKESQDAATEAALNYLDLDDKNIKVTLTLADVGGPSAGLLFSLGIIDKLNGNGEGGDLTGGRSIAGTGTIDAAGKVGAVGGVSLKTQAAKRDGATVFLVPKAECGDAKAELPKGLRLVPVTTLKGAVGALEALESGKGTVPSC